The sequence CTCTTTTTGTATCACAAAGGCAGAGGGATGAGGGGGGAGCGCATCCATGTCGCCTCTCATTTGCCGCGCTCGATTCTCTTTTTATCTGGTGGGTATGTCGCCATCGGAGAATCAAGGGGAGAGGTGGTGATTTTGGATTGTCTTTTGGGGCGCGTGGCGACTCGATTCCGTGTGACGCATGAGGAGATTATTGCCATGGAGGCTTTGGGGGAGGGGGTGATTCTCTTTTTGAGCAAATTTGGAAAGCTTGGAAGCGTCGATTATCTAAAGGGTGAAGTGAGAAGCGATGACTATCTTCCCGCCAAAAAACGCTACGCCTCTATGGCTCTGGAGGCTCAGGGTGAGAGGCTCGTTCTCTCCACCCAAGATGGCTATATTCGCTCTTACAAATTAGGAGAACTTTTGCCTTGGCTTGAGAGGCTGGTGGAGAAAGAGGAGACGAATCACGCCTATGAGCTCATGGCGGCTCATCCTCATCTTCGGGGAAGCAAGAGTGCCATGGTGCTTGAGGCACGATTTGAGATCGCCCTTTTGGAGGCATGGGGGCTCATGGAGGAGGAGCGAATCTCTGAGGCGCAACAGCGACTCGCGCTCTATTTGACGATTCCTGAGAAACGCATGATTGTGCAAAAACATATCGAGCAACTGCGCCAGATTCCTGATCTGCGCTCCTATCTCAAAGATTCTTATCTTTTGCGGGCACACTCTTTGGTGCAGACTCGACCCCTCTTGGCTCAAACTTCCACTGCCAAGTCAATGGATGAGAGCTTTTTGAAGGCGCTTTGGAGCGCTAAAGAGCTTTTGAAGAGAGGACAAAAAGAGGAAGCGGATAAGGCGATCTTTATTCACAAAGCGGTGAATGCGCGCTCAAAAATGATCAAAGAGGTGTTCTCTAATCCTTTTTTGATTGACACCGTGCTAGAGACGATTCAAAAGGGCGATTATCGGCGCTATTTTGAGCTGAAACGCCAGTTTTCGGTGGTCTCATTTTTGCCTCAAGCCAAGG comes from Wolinella succinogenes DSM 1740 and encodes:
- a CDS encoding WD40 repeat domain-containing protein; the protein is MSDSFDPSLALDYSIYLERVASLLQPHPNGWLSLFDKSKKSYYLLDIAQKSLKQKIALDMAKGENPEFGRASIAQEIPRFAFIEPDEEHVRVMDGASLQNIATIHCAKSKVESIHLTSDGKGLYTGGKDGLITLWDVEEKRVAAQISKHQDFVYLIKESPCGEFILSVGYDRSLFLYHKGRGMRGERIHVASHLPRSILFLSGGYVAIGESRGEVVILDCLLGRVATRFRVTHEEIIAMEALGEGVILFLSKFGKLGSVDYLKGEVRSDDYLPAKKRYASMALEAQGERLVLSTQDGYIRSYKLGELLPWLERLVEKEETNHAYELMAAHPHLRGSKSAMVLEARFEIALLEAWGLMEEERISEAQQRLALYLTIPEKRMIVQKHIEQLRQIPDLRSYLKDSYLLRAHSLVQTRPLLAQTSTAKSMDESFLKALWSAKELLKRGQKEEADKAIFIHKAVNARSKMIKEVFSNPFLIDTVLETIQKGDYRRYFELKRQFSVVSFLPQAKAFEEREEELYFELEEAFCLGNLERAKECVEILLLFPKGEERVKPWAQKIKEFKGKIPLEVE